In a genomic window of Variovorax paradoxus:
- a CDS encoding lysophospholipid acyltransferase family protein — MIALFRLLARVPMPVMHWFGAGLGWLVWALAPDYRRRFRANAQSAGFGPDAYRPAIAAAGKMASELPWLWLRPHGETVLPRVLRWEGVEAFEAALQAKKGVILVAPHLGSWEMCGQAIGERFHERYGPITALFRPARKKWMAELIAAGSRDRPGLQTLPTSITGVRGLMRTLRNGGYTGILPDQVPPLGQGVWAPFLGRPAYTMSLLPRLAQQTGAACFLSVCERLPRGAGYVIRFEPIVGTALTDPKASLEDAAAAMNEAIGRLIRSLPGQYVWDYARYKEPRGDAPVVAEAGGAAR, encoded by the coding sequence ATGATCGCTCTCTTCCGATTGCTCGCCCGCGTACCGATGCCCGTGATGCATTGGTTCGGCGCGGGGCTCGGATGGCTGGTCTGGGCCCTGGCGCCCGATTACCGAAGGCGCTTCCGGGCCAATGCGCAGAGCGCGGGCTTCGGCCCCGACGCCTATCGCCCGGCCATCGCCGCGGCCGGCAAGATGGCCTCCGAGCTGCCCTGGCTCTGGCTGCGTCCCCATGGCGAGACGGTGCTGCCGCGCGTGCTGCGCTGGGAGGGCGTCGAGGCCTTCGAGGCCGCGCTGCAGGCGAAGAAGGGCGTGATCCTCGTCGCGCCCCACCTGGGCAGCTGGGAGATGTGCGGCCAGGCGATTGGCGAGCGTTTCCATGAACGCTATGGCCCGATCACCGCGCTGTTCCGTCCCGCGCGCAAGAAGTGGATGGCCGAACTCATCGCCGCGGGCTCGCGCGACCGTCCCGGCCTGCAGACCCTGCCGACCAGCATCACCGGCGTGCGCGGCCTGATGCGCACGCTGCGCAACGGCGGCTACACCGGCATCCTGCCCGACCAGGTGCCGCCGCTGGGGCAGGGCGTGTGGGCGCCGTTCCTGGGCCGGCCCGCCTACACCATGAGCCTGCTGCCGCGGCTCGCGCAGCAGACCGGCGCGGCCTGCTTCCTCAGCGTCTGCGAACGGCTGCCGCGCGGCGCGGGCTACGTGATCCGCTTCGAGCCGATCGTAGGCACCGCGCTGACCGACCCGAAGGCCTCGCTCGAGGACGCGGCCGCGGCCATGAACGAGGCCATCGGCCGGCTGATCCGCAGCCTGCCGGGCCAGTACGTGTGGGACTACGCGCGCTACAAGGAGCCGCGCGGCGACGCGCCCGTGGTGGCCGAGGCCGGGGGGGCTGCACGATGA
- a CDS encoding ABC transporter substrate-binding protein — MSATRRTLLAAALCAAFATPFAQAADAPITIMVGGINKIIYLPAKLTEALGYFKDEGLNVELQSQPAGVDAENQLIAGAVQGVVGFYDHTIDLQSKGKEIQAIAVFCKVPGEVELVSTKAAAAGFKSMADAKGGKTLGVTGLGSSTDFLTRYLADRAGVASKDYSLLPVGAGNTFIAAMKQDRIQAGMTTEPTVSQMVKSGDAQVLVDLRTEADTVKALGGLYPAASLYVQNAWAESHKAEAGKLARAFARTMQYIQSHSAEEIAEKVPRDYYGNDKALYVQALKASLPMFTADAKMPAGGPETVLKVLATYKPLVKSKNIDLSKTYSNAYLAAAK; from the coding sequence ATGTCCGCCACCCGCCGCACCCTGCTCGCCGCCGCCCTCTGCGCCGCCTTCGCCACGCCGTTCGCCCAGGCCGCCGACGCCCCCATCACCATCATGGTGGGCGGCATCAACAAGATCATCTACCTGCCGGCCAAGCTCACCGAGGCGCTGGGCTACTTCAAGGACGAGGGCCTGAACGTCGAGCTGCAGTCCCAGCCCGCGGGCGTCGACGCCGAGAACCAGCTGATCGCCGGCGCCGTGCAGGGCGTGGTCGGCTTCTACGACCACACCATCGACCTGCAGAGCAAGGGCAAGGAGATCCAGGCGATCGCCGTCTTCTGCAAGGTGCCGGGCGAGGTCGAGCTGGTCAGCACCAAGGCTGCCGCGGCCGGCTTCAAGAGCATGGCCGACGCCAAGGGCGGCAAGACCCTGGGCGTGACGGGCCTGGGCTCGTCGACCGACTTCCTCACGCGCTACCTCGCCGACCGCGCGGGCGTGGCCTCGAAGGACTACTCGCTGCTGCCCGTGGGCGCGGGCAACACCTTCATCGCCGCAATGAAGCAGGACCGCATCCAGGCCGGCATGACGACCGAGCCCACGGTGTCGCAGATGGTCAAGAGCGGCGATGCGCAGGTGCTGGTCGACCTGCGCACCGAGGCCGACACGGTGAAGGCGCTCGGCGGCCTCTACCCGGCCGCCAGCCTCTACGTGCAGAACGCCTGGGCCGAGTCGCACAAGGCCGAGGCCGGCAAGCTGGCGCGTGCCTTCGCGCGCACCATGCAGTACATCCAGTCGCACAGCGCCGAGGAGATCGCCGAGAAGGTGCCGCGCGACTACTACGGCAACGACAAGGCGCTCTACGTGCAGGCGCTCAAGGCCTCGCTGCCGATGTTCACGGCCGACGCGAAGATGCCCGCGGGCGGCCCCGAGACCGTGCTCAAGGTGCTGGCCACCTACAAGCCGCTGGTCAAGAGCAAGAACATCGACCTGTCGAAGACCTACAGCAACGCCTACCTCGCGGCGGCGAAATGA
- a CDS encoding methionine adenosyltransferase, giving the protein MANDFLFTSESVSEGHPDKVADQISDAILDAIFEQDPRSRVAAETLTNTGLVVLAGEITTNAHVDYIQVARDTIKRIGYDNTDYGIDYKGCAVMVCYDKQSNDIAQGVDHASDDHLNTGAGDQGLMFGYACDETPELMPAPIYYAHRLVERQAQLRKDGRLPFLRPDAKSQVTMRYVDGKPHSIDTVVLSTQHSPDQSESPTKMKASFNEAIIEEIIKPVLPKEWLQNTRYLINPTGRFVIGGPQGDCGLTGRKIIVDTYGGACPHGGGAFSGKDPSKVDRSAAYAARYVAKNIVAAGLARQCQIQVAYAIGVAQPMNITVYTEGTGVIPDEKIAELVREHFDLRPKGIIQMLDLLRPIYQKTAAYGHFGREEPEFTWEATTQAAALRAAAGL; this is encoded by the coding sequence ATGGCGAACGACTTCCTCTTCACTTCCGAATCCGTCTCCGAAGGCCACCCCGACAAGGTGGCCGACCAGATCTCGGACGCCATCCTGGACGCGATCTTCGAGCAGGACCCGCGCAGCCGCGTGGCCGCCGAGACGCTGACCAACACCGGCCTCGTGGTGCTCGCCGGCGAGATCACGACCAACGCGCACGTCGACTACATCCAGGTCGCGCGCGACACCATCAAGCGCATCGGCTACGACAACACCGACTACGGCATCGACTACAAGGGCTGCGCGGTCATGGTCTGCTACGACAAGCAGTCCAACGACATCGCCCAGGGCGTCGACCACGCATCGGACGACCACCTGAACACCGGCGCCGGCGACCAGGGCCTGATGTTCGGCTACGCCTGCGACGAAACGCCCGAGCTGATGCCCGCGCCGATCTACTACGCGCACCGCCTGGTCGAACGCCAGGCCCAGCTGCGCAAGGACGGCCGCCTGCCCTTCCTGCGTCCCGACGCCAAGAGCCAGGTGACGATGCGCTACGTCGACGGCAAGCCGCACAGCATCGACACCGTGGTGCTCTCGACCCAGCACAGCCCCGACCAGAGCGAGTCGCCGACCAAGATGAAGGCCTCGTTCAACGAAGCCATCATCGAGGAGATCATCAAGCCCGTGCTGCCCAAGGAATGGCTGCAGAACACGCGCTACCTGATCAACCCGACCGGCCGCTTCGTCATCGGCGGCCCGCAGGGCGACTGCGGCCTCACCGGCCGCAAGATCATCGTCGACACCTACGGCGGCGCCTGCCCGCACGGCGGCGGCGCGTTCTCGGGCAAGGACCCGTCGAAGGTCGACCGCTCGGCCGCCTATGCCGCGCGCTACGTGGCCAAGAACATCGTGGCCGCCGGCCTGGCGCGCCAGTGCCAGATCCAGGTGGCCTACGCCATCGGCGTGGCCCAGCCGATGAACATCACGGTCTACACCGAAGGCACCGGCGTGATCCCCGACGAGAAGATCGCCGAGCTCGTGCGCGAGCACTTCGACCTGCGTCCGAAGGGCATCATCCAGATGCTCGACCTGCTGCGTCCGATCTACCAGAAGACCGCCGCCTACGGCCACTTCGGCCGCGAGGAGCCCGAGTTCACCTGGGAAGCGACCACGCAGGCCGCGGCCCTGCGCGCAGCCGCCGGCCTCTGA
- a CDS encoding cytochrome c4, which produces MKLFANFLLAALVGIAGTAVSTGAFAEETAAAPTTPVKAKPDPAKGDTIFNATPANSQSCASCHNADGNSAIPANPKLAQQHPEYILKQLEDFKSGKRKSAIMKPLASALSEEDMRNIAWFVGSKKVKPGFSKDKDTIALGERIYRGGIADRQVPACAGCHSPNGAGMPAQYPRLGGQHADYTAAQLTAFRGDGATVRANNAVMTGVAAKLNDREIKAVADYIAGLR; this is translated from the coding sequence ATGAAGTTGTTTGCCAATTTTCTGCTTGCGGCCCTCGTGGGGATCGCTGGTACCGCAGTCAGCACAGGTGCTTTTGCCGAGGAGACGGCAGCCGCACCGACCACACCGGTCAAGGCCAAGCCCGACCCGGCCAAGGGCGACACCATCTTCAATGCCACCCCGGCCAACAGCCAGAGCTGCGCCTCCTGCCACAACGCGGACGGCAACTCGGCGATCCCGGCCAATCCCAAGCTGGCGCAGCAGCACCCCGAATACATCCTCAAGCAGCTCGAGGACTTCAAGTCCGGCAAGCGCAAGAGCGCGATCATGAAGCCGCTGGCCTCGGCGCTGTCCGAGGAGGACATGCGCAACATCGCCTGGTTCGTCGGCTCGAAGAAGGTCAAGCCCGGCTTCTCGAAGGACAAGGACACCATCGCCCTGGGCGAGCGGATCTACCGCGGCGGCATCGCCGACCGTCAGGTCCCGGCCTGTGCCGGCTGCCACAGCCCGAACGGCGCCGGCATGCCCGCGCAGTACCCGCGCCTGGGCGGCCAGCATGCCGACTACACGGCGGCCCAACTCACGGCCTTCCGCGGCGACGGTGCCACGGTGCGCGCCAACAACGCCGTGATGACCGGCGTGGCCGCCAAGCTCAACGACCGCGAAATCAAGGCCGTGGCCGACTACATCGCCGGTCTGCGTTGA
- a CDS encoding YihA family ribosome biogenesis GTP-binding protein produces the protein MTTPSRKSTAFPSRAAPAQDPETVERERAALGWLHTAHFLTSAPQLEHLPPFDLPEIAFVGRSNAGKSTAINTLTQQTRLAFASKTPGRTQHINLFGIGRQKVDDAVLADLPGYGYAAVPREAKLRWQRVMGNYLMTRENLRGVVLMCDPRHGLTELDEILLEVIRPRVEQGLKFLVLLTKADKLTRSEGAKVLSIVRLQAGGGEVKLFSALKKQGVGEAAELLSRWVHTAEPAADPAPEPEPEPPEES, from the coding sequence ATGACCACGCCGTCGCGCAAGAGCACCGCATTTCCTTCCCGCGCGGCCCCCGCCCAAGACCCCGAGACCGTCGAACGCGAACGTGCCGCGCTGGGCTGGCTGCACACCGCGCACTTCCTGACCAGCGCCCCGCAGCTCGAGCACCTGCCGCCCTTCGACCTGCCCGAGATCGCCTTCGTCGGCCGCTCCAACGCCGGCAAGTCCACCGCCATCAACACGCTCACGCAGCAGACGCGGCTGGCCTTCGCCTCGAAGACGCCGGGCCGCACGCAGCACATCAACCTGTTCGGCATCGGCCGGCAGAAGGTCGACGACGCGGTGCTCGCCGACCTGCCCGGCTACGGCTACGCGGCCGTGCCGCGCGAGGCCAAGCTGCGCTGGCAGCGCGTGATGGGCAACTACCTGATGACGCGCGAGAACCTGCGCGGCGTGGTGCTGATGTGCGATCCGCGCCACGGCCTGACCGAGCTCGACGAGATCCTGCTCGAGGTGATCCGCCCGCGCGTCGAGCAGGGCCTGAAGTTCCTGGTGCTGCTGACCAAGGCCGACAAGCTCACGCGCTCCGAGGGCGCGAAGGTGCTGTCCATCGTGCGACTGCAGGCCGGCGGCGGCGAGGTCAAACTGTTCTCGGCACTGAAGAAGCAGGGCGTGGGCGAGGCCGCCGAGCTGCTGTCGCGCTGGGTCCACACGGCCGAGCCGGCCGCCGACCCCGCGCCTGAACCCGAGCCCGAGCCGCCCGAAGAGTCCTGA
- a CDS encoding response regulator transcription factor, with product MKLLLIEDNPQLAHWLSSLLREQDFVVDHVANGEAADLQLAQAGYDVVLLDLNIPGLPGKAVLRRLRERGDTVPVIILTATASLDQKVLCLEIGADDYLVKPFEIRELVARIKVLVRRQMPGKANDIACGDLRYDLRTRQFALAGDELALPPRERTLLETLMLKAGSTVSKQALIDAIFGLDDEPSADAVDIYIHRLRKKLEASQATIITLRGVGYLLRTRQEE from the coding sequence ATGAAGCTGCTGCTGATCGAAGACAACCCGCAACTCGCGCACTGGCTTTCCAGCCTGCTGCGCGAACAGGACTTCGTGGTCGACCACGTCGCCAACGGCGAGGCCGCGGACCTGCAGCTGGCCCAGGCCGGCTACGACGTGGTGCTGCTCGACCTCAACATCCCGGGCCTGCCGGGCAAGGCCGTGCTGCGCCGGCTGCGCGAGCGCGGCGACACGGTGCCGGTGATCATCCTCACGGCCACCGCCTCGCTCGACCAGAAGGTGCTGTGCCTGGAGATCGGCGCCGACGACTACCTGGTGAAGCCCTTCGAGATCCGCGAGCTGGTGGCGCGCATCAAGGTGCTGGTGCGCCGGCAGATGCCGGGCAAGGCCAACGACATCGCCTGCGGCGACCTGCGCTACGACCTGCGCACGCGCCAGTTCGCGCTGGCCGGCGACGAGTTGGCGCTGCCGCCGCGCGAGCGCACGCTGCTCGAGACGCTGATGCTCAAGGCCGGCAGCACGGTGTCGAAGCAGGCGCTGATCGACGCCATCTTCGGCCTCGACGACGAGCCCAGCGCGGACGCGGTGGACATCTACATCCACCGCCTGCGCAAGAAGCTCGAGGCCAGCCAGGCGACCATCATCACGCTGCGCGGCGTGGGTTATTTGCTGCGCACGCGCCAGGAAGAATGA
- a CDS encoding sensor histidine kinase: MKKRSSLRLRLALWLLLPLSLFVAVCGWLNWRNAAEVADYVQDHDLLSSAKVLSDRLIWEDNDVQASVPPSALSLFVSPEHDRVFLSVTGANGELLAGSPDFPLPARRKPEGVDRAQWYDAEFGGLSLRAVVTTRSMYEIGGARDITIAVGKTERSRDHMLRTLWWPSMEYLLIALALAIALAVAALTLELRPIVRLSQQLAQRDPLHLDLVVDTGALHSELRPVADTINRFVAQLRAHSEAQRRFIADAAHQLRTPLAMQASQIEYARYTRQHRGEWDTRRADMDAMWLAMQTSNRRLVDVTNKLLLLAQAEHGDAHTRLERVDLAAVALRCVEQLAALADRRRIDLGLEATGTAFVRAQPALLDALVSNLLDNALRYTQEGGRVTLGVRETADAVVLSVEDNGPGIPAEARERVFERFYRVAQDSEGTGLGLAIVREIARAFEADVDLAANPREASGLLVTVRFPPAGPAAENAR; encoded by the coding sequence ATGAAGAAGCGCTCCAGCCTGCGCCTGCGCCTCGCGCTGTGGCTGCTGCTGCCGCTGTCGCTGTTCGTCGCGGTCTGCGGCTGGCTCAACTGGCGCAACGCGGCGGAGGTGGCCGACTACGTGCAGGACCACGACCTGCTGTCCTCGGCCAAGGTGCTGTCGGACCGCCTGATCTGGGAGGACAACGACGTGCAGGCCAGCGTGCCGCCGTCGGCGCTGAGCCTGTTCGTCTCGCCCGAGCACGACCGGGTATTTCTCAGCGTGACGGGCGCCAACGGCGAGCTGCTGGCCGGCTCGCCCGACTTCCCGCTGCCGGCGCGGCGCAAGCCCGAGGGCGTCGATCGCGCCCAGTGGTACGACGCGGAGTTCGGCGGGCTGTCGTTGCGCGCGGTCGTCACCACGCGCTCGATGTACGAGATCGGCGGCGCGCGCGACATCACCATCGCCGTTGGCAAGACCGAGCGCAGCCGCGACCACATGCTGCGCACGCTGTGGTGGCCGTCGATGGAGTACCTGCTGATCGCGCTCGCGCTGGCCATCGCGCTCGCCGTGGCGGCGCTGACGCTGGAGCTGCGGCCCATTGTGCGGCTGAGCCAGCAGCTCGCGCAGCGCGATCCGCTGCATCTGGACCTGGTGGTGGATACCGGCGCGCTGCATTCCGAACTGCGGCCGGTGGCCGACACCATCAACCGCTTCGTCGCGCAGCTGCGCGCGCATTCGGAGGCGCAGCGGCGCTTCATCGCCGACGCGGCGCACCAGCTGCGCACGCCGCTGGCGATGCAGGCCTCGCAGATCGAGTACGCGCGCTACACGCGCCAGCACCGCGGCGAATGGGACACGCGCCGGGCCGACATGGATGCGATGTGGCTCGCGATGCAGACCAGCAACCGGCGGCTGGTCGACGTCACCAACAAGCTGCTGCTGCTCGCGCAGGCCGAGCATGGCGATGCGCACACGCGGCTCGAGCGGGTCGACCTGGCTGCGGTGGCGCTGCGCTGCGTGGAGCAGCTCGCGGCGCTGGCGGATCGGCGCCGCATCGACCTGGGGCTGGAGGCGACTGGAACGGCCTTCGTGCGGGCGCAGCCGGCGCTGCTCGATGCGCTGGTCAGCAACCTGCTCGACAACGCACTGCGCTACACGCAGGAGGGCGGCCGGGTGACGCTGGGAGTGCGCGAGACCGCGGACGCGGTCGTGCTGAGCGTGGAAGACAACGGCCCGGGCATTCCCGCCGAGGCGCGCGAGCGCGTGTTCGAGCGCTTCTACCGGGTGGCGCAGGACAGCGAGGGAACGGGGCTGGGGCTGGCGATCGTGCGCGAGATCGCGCGGGCCTTCGAGGCCGACGTGGACCTGGCAGCCAACCCTCGCGAGGCGAGCGGGCTGCTGGTCACGGTGCGTTTTCCGCCGGCGGGGCCGGCGGCGGAAAACGCGAGGTAG
- a CDS encoding alpha/beta hydrolase has product MIETFQRSLPNGITLSCRAAGEPGRPLMVFLHGFPEAAFIWDELLAHFADPAHGGYRCVAPNLRGFEKSSSPTEVAEYKAQLLIQDIQQLVATESQDGTMAALVAHDWGGAFGWGYANAFPQQVGKLVIINSPHPGTFTRELRNSPAQQQASAYMNFLARPDAEALLAADDFKRMWPFFLLMKAGPDGFGWLTEEVKQQYREVWSAGLTGACNLYRVTPMKPPLPGQTIDGIPVLPRERLVVNVPTFVFWALDDAALLPGLLEGLDEYVPDLVVKKVPGATHWIVHEQPRLVAGEIEAFLNRH; this is encoded by the coding sequence ATGATCGAGACCTTCCAACGCAGCCTGCCCAACGGCATCACCCTGAGCTGCCGCGCCGCCGGCGAACCCGGCCGCCCGCTGATGGTGTTCCTGCACGGCTTCCCCGAGGCCGCGTTCATCTGGGACGAGCTGCTCGCCCACTTCGCCGACCCGGCGCATGGCGGCTACCGCTGCGTGGCACCGAACCTGCGCGGCTTCGAGAAGTCGAGCTCGCCCACCGAGGTGGCCGAATACAAGGCGCAGCTGCTGATCCAGGACATCCAGCAGCTGGTGGCCACCGAGAGCCAGGACGGCACCATGGCCGCGCTGGTCGCGCACGACTGGGGCGGCGCCTTCGGCTGGGGCTATGCCAACGCGTTCCCGCAGCAGGTCGGCAAGCTGGTGATCATCAACTCGCCGCATCCCGGCACCTTCACGCGCGAGCTGCGCAACAGCCCGGCGCAGCAGCAGGCCAGTGCCTACATGAACTTCCTCGCGCGGCCCGATGCCGAGGCCCTGCTCGCGGCCGACGACTTCAAGCGCATGTGGCCCTTCTTCTTGCTGATGAAGGCCGGGCCCGATGGCTTCGGCTGGCTCACCGAGGAAGTGAAGCAGCAGTACCGCGAGGTCTGGAGCGCCGGCCTCACCGGTGCCTGCAACCTCTACCGCGTGACGCCGATGAAGCCGCCGCTGCCGGGCCAGACCATCGACGGCATTCCGGTGCTGCCGCGCGAGCGGCTGGTGGTCAACGTGCCCACCTTCGTGTTCTGGGCGCTCGACGATGCCGCGCTGCTGCCGGGTCTGCTCGAGGGGCTCGACGAGTACGTGCCCGATCTCGTGGTCAAGAAGGTGCCGGGCGCCACCCACTGGATCGTGCACGAGCAGCCGCGGCTCGTGGCGGGCGAGATCGAGGCCTTCCTCAATCGCCATTGA
- a CDS encoding ABC transporter ATP-binding protein yields the protein MRHGTPSSGSGHVAATSAIDFDDVSLRFISQDGNATVALRNFSMSVARGEFVAIVGPTGCGKSTTLNMITGLLKPTVGHVRVMGQPVTGVDPRIGFVFQADAVFPWRSVEDNVAAGPIFRGKPKKEAMELAQQWIHRVGLAKFGKHYPHQLSGGMRKRVALAQTFINDPEILLMDEPFSALDMQTRTLMQDELLQLWSNNGGSVVFVTHDLEEAIALADRVFVLSARPATLKRVYEIDLPRPRVMAQVRYDAQFIELSKHIWNDLREEVVIQ from the coding sequence ATGCGCCACGGCACTCCCTCCTCCGGCAGCGGCCACGTCGCGGCCACCTCCGCGATCGACTTCGACGACGTGTCGCTGCGCTTCATCTCGCAGGACGGCAACGCCACGGTCGCGCTGCGCAACTTCAGCATGTCGGTGGCGCGCGGCGAGTTCGTCGCCATCGTCGGGCCCACGGGCTGCGGCAAGTCGACCACGCTCAACATGATCACCGGCCTGCTCAAGCCCACCGTCGGCCACGTGCGCGTGATGGGCCAGCCGGTGACCGGCGTCGATCCGCGCATCGGCTTCGTGTTCCAGGCCGACGCGGTGTTCCCGTGGCGCAGCGTGGAGGACAACGTGGCGGCCGGCCCGATCTTCCGCGGCAAGCCGAAGAAGGAAGCGATGGAACTGGCGCAGCAGTGGATCCACCGCGTGGGCCTGGCCAAGTTCGGCAAGCACTACCCGCACCAGCTCTCGGGCGGCATGCGCAAGCGCGTGGCGCTGGCCCAGACCTTCATCAACGACCCCGAGATCCTGCTGATGGACGAGCCCTTCTCCGCGCTCGACATGCAGACCCGTACGCTGATGCAGGACGAGCTGCTGCAGCTGTGGTCGAACAACGGCGGCAGCGTGGTCTTCGTGACGCACGACCTCGAGGAGGCGATCGCGCTGGCCGACCGCGTGTTCGTGCTCTCGGCGCGGCCCGCCACGCTCAAGCGCGTCTACGAGATCGACCTGCCGCGACCGCGCGTGATGGCGCAGGTGCGCTACGACGCGCAGTTCATCGAACTGTCCAAGCACATCTGGAACGACCTGCGCGAAGAGGTCGTCATCCAATGA
- a CDS encoding lipid A biosynthesis acyltransferase has product MSLGSRLGIGFMRAIAPLPLPLVRGFGAFLGRVLHTIALPRRRVVDTNLAVCFPEKSEAERRAIAKQSFVYVAQSWLDRSWLWHAPEKVVASRLKIVGAASEIREIAEGSAPMILFAPHFYGLDAAATALTMHTARPSATIYTTQRDPMVDAWIREGRTRFGDVAALNRVDGIKPVLAGLRKGGLLYLLPDMDFGRDQTIFVPFYGVQAATVPSLSRFARLGKAKVVPIVAKLTRGGYEIEVLETWQNFPTDDVEADTALMNTRLQGYIDPMPAQYYWVHRRFKTRPEGDPPIY; this is encoded by the coding sequence ATGAGCCTGGGTTCCCGTCTGGGCATCGGCTTCATGCGCGCGATCGCGCCGCTGCCGCTGCCGCTGGTGCGCGGCTTCGGTGCCTTCCTGGGCCGCGTGCTGCACACGATCGCGCTGCCGCGCCGGCGCGTGGTCGACACCAACCTCGCGGTCTGCTTCCCCGAGAAGTCCGAGGCCGAGCGACGCGCGATCGCGAAGCAGAGCTTCGTCTACGTGGCGCAATCGTGGCTCGACCGCAGCTGGCTCTGGCATGCGCCCGAGAAGGTGGTGGCGAGCCGGCTGAAGATCGTGGGCGCGGCGTCGGAGATCCGTGAGATCGCCGAGGGCAGCGCGCCGATGATCCTGTTCGCGCCGCACTTCTACGGCCTCGACGCCGCGGCCACCGCGCTCACGATGCACACGGCGCGGCCCTCGGCCACCATCTACACGACCCAGCGCGACCCGATGGTCGATGCCTGGATTCGCGAAGGCCGCACGCGCTTCGGCGACGTGGCGGCGCTCAACCGGGTCGACGGCATCAAGCCGGTGCTCGCGGGGCTGCGCAAGGGCGGGCTCTTGTACCTGCTGCCCGACATGGACTTCGGCCGCGACCAGACCATCTTCGTGCCCTTCTACGGCGTGCAGGCCGCCACCGTGCCCTCGCTCTCGCGCTTCGCGCGGCTGGGCAAGGCGAAGGTGGTGCCGATCGTCGCGAAGCTCACGCGCGGCGGTTACGAGATCGAGGTGCTCGAGACCTGGCAGAACTTCCCGACCGACGACGTCGAGGCCGACACCGCGCTGATGAACACGCGGTTGCAGGGCTACATCGATCCGATGCCGGCCCAGTACTACTGGGTGCACCGCCGCTTCAAGACCCGCCCCGAGGGCGATCCGCCGATCTACTGA